The following nucleotide sequence is from Cicer arietinum cultivar CDC Frontier isolate Library 1 chromosome 2, Cicar.CDCFrontier_v2.0, whole genome shotgun sequence.
GAAAAGGCTTAACATTCAGTTCATCGGTAGGGGATTGTCCGAGTGCAGCTCACCCGCTCACCACAATTTTTTATGAACACCAAGCATAAAAATGGCATAACTTGCATTATTAACATAAAGCATTGCAATAGAAAATGTGGTCTTCAACAGGTATTCAACTATTCATCATACAAAAGTCAATATACCTGAAATAAGTTCTTTTTTGGAACCATCAGACGATACGCGATACCACTGAATTGAACATTTTGAAACATCGGGGGCAATATCAGAGCAAGGCTGAATTTGCAAATAAGAACCTAAGGTTTCATTCCCTTCAAGTTCATATAAATGTGGAACATTTTCCTCTCCTTTCTTTGTCCTTGTTAGCTGAAAAGTATTGTGAAACATAAATGATAATCAGTTAACGAAGCTTACAATGGAAAGCAAACATATAACTGCTCCACTTAAGCAGAGAAGTTTATCATTCACCTAAGGTTAACGTATAAGATTATACAGGCATACCTCCTTCTGAAGTCGAAGATAATGTCTGGTCTTTTCCGCAAGTTGAGCCCTCAATGCTCGAAGTTCATGTTCCATATCCATGACCTACAAATGAATCAACAATCAGCGTATTCATTTCCTTGAAATAACTTGACGAAgttgaagaaaaagaagaagaaatccAATTCCACAGAGGAAAGCAATGTcaacaaaaacatataaattcAATTCAGCCATTAACTAAGAAAAAGAGAAGATATTTGAAATAgcaattattactattatatttaGACAAGGGACCAAATAGAGACTTGTATTTCATATAAACCTTGCTTGGCTGATGCAGCATTTTGATTCTTCGAGCCTCTTGAACCTCCTTCATTAATTGTTCCACATCCTAAACATGCCATAAAGCCAAAAAATTCCACATAAAAATGACTCAGTTAACACCGATCAAACAGTATTTGTTTTCTTACAAAAGTGGAGAGAAAGCAAAAACAAATAAGGGGAAACAATTAGGAAAGCAGAGAAAGAGGCAACACTAGCACATGCGATATAtgacataataataacaatagcCAAGAAATAAGAAGATTTGTTCAGTCTTCAagggaaataaaaaataaaaataaataaaatgagggAAGGAGAAGTTATTGCCAGAAAGCTTGGAAGTAGAAAAAAATATCGAAACATTTTCGTCTTTCATCTTCCCTTGCTCTTATCGAGATAACTAGCTGCAAAGATCCACTATTTAACCTAACACACTACAAGTTCTCAAATTCAAACATCTTCCAGTTTCATTCTCTCTTAATTTCATATATTCGTTAGATTTTCAGGAAACATGTTAGATGCAATTATATGAATATAAGAAAGCAAGTGATATTAAGTCCATGAAATTTATCATTAAGGTATAACGTAATACAGAAAATGACAACTAAAAAGCACAAACCTGCTTCCCTGAAGCTTGAGACATTTTCTCATGCTCTTGAAGTGCCTCTTCCACTCTCTGAACAGCTGTCCTGGCATTATCTATTTCTGCACGAGCAAAAGCTCTTTCCTCATCAACCAGTTTCTTAGCATCTTCAGAAGCCTGGAAATGACTATATTCTCAGCATTGGTAAAGTAAATTTCTTTACATGTGCATGTATACAAGATATAACTCAGGAAAATCTATTTCATAACATAGAACAGAATTTACAACAACTCTCTGAATCTCAGCACATGGAATATTTCAATGAATTCCTTTGGTAGAAACGGTGAGGGATCAGAATTCTCTTTGATGCAATTATTATCTCATTGAGTTGAGTATTATAGATATCttataatagaaaatatttctgATATATTTCGAAGTTACAATTAGAGTATAGACACTAATCcgtttaaataaattattctgaACCTAATGGACCTGATTAAATGAATAATCACAAATATATGTTAGTTACAACACTTATTATTCTTAATCCTTTAAGCAATAAAACTTCTTCCACAATCAGGTAAAATAAGTTAGCCTCACCTGCTTAAGAAAATTTGCCAGTTTTTTCACCTCTGTCTTCTCTTGAATCAGTTCCCCTTCCCTTTGAGTTAATTGAACTGCAAGAGCTTCAACCTGAAAAGTGCACCAAATAAGTTAGAGTTGTTCTCTTGAAAGACAGTGAATTCAACAGCGAataatttattcacaaatcacAATGCATCTTCATAAACTTTCACACTCTTCCAGTGTGATTTTTTTTAGGGTAGAAACAAGAATATTTAATTGCATTGTCAACTTCATAAGAATTTCTTTAAGCATGTAACTGGATAAAcataaaaatctatttattaGGAATAAATGAATGTGGAGCACATATCTTCCTATTTTATCCCCAAAAAACTCACCATAGCAATAGCATCCTCCACATCGTCCTTGTTACTTCCCGCCACACGCCCCTTTAAGGATTCAAGTGAATCTCTGAGCTTCTTTAAAAGAACATGTTTTTCCAATGACACTGCTTCTCTAAGTTTGGCCTGAATTTCACCAACATATGAAAAGCTCGGTTAAAATAGGGGACATTAGAAACTTTGGAAACTATGATCATTGATTATTTCCCTGGTTATAAATTGCAGCTACGCCTACAATGTCACGTTTTTAGGGTCATGGCAGTTGCATCACAACCGCAATGGCGGCCATATGAGCCTTATTTTTAGCAATTTCAAGAATTGCAACACGGACGTAATTTAAAACCTTGGTTATTTGAATTGAGAAAGCCACATAATGAAACTCTAAGATTACAAAACccttcaaatattatatttctaaatCTGAGTTTTTCAACAAGAAAGAAGGGGCAACACCTCTTCAGACAACTTAGCAGCAGCAGCCAAACCCTTCTCGAATTTACTAGCAAGGTCACGAACCGAGAGACGATTATGCTGATCCAACAACTGTGCAGTCTCACGTGCAATAACCTCCTTCATAGATAGCACTTTTGGATCATCCTTTGTCTCCATTATCTGATTGTTAGCTCCAATTCTATAACTAGGAAACCGACTAGAAGCAAATATCACATCAGAAGATACCGCAGGCACTGCCTCTTTTTGCATAGTATCACCAAAATCACGGGTTACCCTCGTCATCTCTTACAACCAATTCCCTCTACAAATCACAAAAATGAAACCTTTAGCTAAATTAACTGAACATATTATAATAGAAGCAAATTCTTAGATTTCTTCACAGTGAAAGTGAGCTCTAATTCCCATGTTTTATTCACTCttctttaatatataagttgaagtaCATAACAAAAAAGCATAAGAACAAACACCTTATATGCATGAACATAACAAAAAAGGCAAAAATAAGAGACtcataaataaaagttaccACTAGCATTAAGCTTATTGAAAGTAAAGGAAAAATCTGAGATTTCTTCTTGACTATGAAACTGAACCCTAGTTTCCTTTTTTTCTATTCAAAAACGGGAATCACTGGTATTGTTAGAGAGAGAGAAGATTGTTGCTTTttgaaaagaacaaaaaaagggAAGAAAAAGTAGAGAGGTTGTGGCATCCGTGGGTTGGGTGGACCCCACTCCGTTAGTTAGATTTCggatttcattttattttaatttaatgtttagTGTTTATGTTTACGTTTTCGTGTTAGCTTCTTCTAAGACCAATAACAACTTTAAATTGAATGAAATAGTTGAGGTGAGTACTTCGATTCTTtgcaatattaaattaatattgacTATGTTGTCGTGCTTCATGCTTTgtgatttttaaactaaaataaaaagctttatttataaagaaaacTTTTTTCTATTTTGGGTCCTATTTGATTTCAAGGCTTAGTTGTCGATGCTAATTATTTCACTCATTTGGGACATCCAAATCTTACTTCTTGTATCTTTTTGAATTAGGATTCCAAGTGGTAGGGAGGATTCATGTATTTGGGACACTAGTAGCCTCAATCTTCATTAGATACTTTTAAAATgtactgatttttatttttattttcattttataatccaaaaaatattaaactttaatCAAGGtagttcaattttaattaattgaacgAATGCTAATATGTCAAAGGAATAAGTGAAAATTTCTGATTCGAAAGGAGGTGAATCcctctattttttatattaaaacagTCATGACATTATAACAGAAAGCGAATTTTGTCTCTTCCATCCCGCAATTGCTCGAGAAAAATTTGTTCTCGTCCTCATTTCTTGATgtacttaaaatttaaattctcgACCACGATggaatttggatttttttgtCCGCATATGtactcattcatatatataaaataataaatttaaaactcatattaattataattaacataacaaaattaaaaaatattaaaattatattttctacagagataatgttataatttttaatatttaaaaaatactgaatatgtatataaaatttaaaaatgacaataaaattACTAACGAGGTAGACTCGGAGGCGTACGCAGGTTGAATATCAACACCTCAAATTCTTCTTTGCTTTTGAGTTTTATTTCGGAGAAAACTCACATTTGTATCTGTACTCAACCAAAACGGAGTTCTCTATACAAATCgaaacaaatttaaataggTATTCGCATATGCAGATTTTGTTATCATCCTTAAAGGTAAATAGTgacaagtaataatttttatatatattgtccatgtttactttttatatatatattctttagaCTCATTTTccaatatatctttttttctaaacaaaattaTCCATTATATTTTAGGTAAACTTATGTGCAGAAATATTTTATGACATTCACCAGCTTAAAAGGCGGATATGCGACCACTAGAAGAGAACTTTGTTTTCCTTTTAAGAGGTTGCATATGaggagaaaataataaaaattaaattatatcaataaaatcaaacaaaatatatattaaaggaAAAATGCATTCAAGTTAATGCAATTGTGTAgggatgtaaaaaaaaatagtgtgaTATAATATTTCAACAATCTCCTTTTATTTTGCCgcataaatttatgtttttcaaGTATAACGGTGGATtgaatgtttttattatatttacttTGGCACGTAGAATTAGAGGACATTTAAGTTGACacgattaattaaaatttgatatctttttttattttttattttgtttgattttattaatataatatagttttttttaggatatatgagaaaaaataggaggaaattattaacaaaataagatggaattgatgaaattgttaatttatttgcaataatattcaaaataagacggagttgttaaaatattataacacatttttctttaatccatctattttttccatttaatgtattttgtttaattttattaatataattttagttttttatttattaatttaacaattcttcatttattaaaaaaatattatatcaacACATGACAGTATaacattttcatatataaattttattgtacGATATAATATAGAGTTGTGtttcaaaaaagaatatacCGAAAAATATCGATCTTTTTatgacaatttaaaattaagtctcgcggttaaattaaatttaaagagtgGCAAACTTTTTCATTTAACAACTCTTAATGTTAAACTCCTTTTGTGAATTATTTAACTTGAGGTTGttctttatataaaaattgaacatcttccgcttacaattgaaaaaattaattatttaaattaatatgatCACAATAGACAACACAATTAT
It contains:
- the LOC101496716 gene encoding stomatal closure-related actin-binding protein 1, which translates into the protein MTRVTRDFGDTMQKEAVPAVSSDVIFASSRFPSYRIGANNQIMETKDDPKVLSMKEVIARETAQLLDQHNRLSVRDLASKFEKGLAAAAKLSEEAKLREAVSLEKHVLLKKLRDSLESLKGRVAGSNKDDVEDAIAMVEALAVQLTQREGELIQEKTEVKKLANFLKQASEDAKKLVDEERAFARAEIDNARTAVQRVEEALQEHEKMSQASGKQDVEQLMKEVQEARRIKMLHQPSKVMDMEHELRALRAQLAEKTRHYLRLQKELTRTKKGEENVPHLYELEGNETLGSYLQIQPCSDIAPDVSKCSIQWYRVSSDGSKKELISGATKSVYAPEPFDVGHILQVDIISEHQHIVLSTTGPIDPAAGLGTYVEALVRKHDTEFNVVVTQMRGAHHPTESIHVLHVGKMRIKLCKGKTTIAKEYYSSTMQLCGVRGGGNAAAQALFWQPKQGHSFVLAFESERERNAAIMLARRFAFDCNIMLAGPDDRAPLGT